The nucleotide sequence TGATCCATGTAGTAGCCACGTAGACGTTCCATGTGAAACATCCACAGTGCTTCGCCCGTGTCTTCGGGCGGGTCCACCGGCTGCATGGCAATGGCGGTATCCAGTAGATGCCTGAGGTCGATGGCGATGCCCGCTTCGATCAACGTCCGCAGCACCCCGAGCGCCGCGCGTCGAAGGCCGAACGGGTCCTTGTCGCCGCTCGGCCGCTTACCGATGGCGAAGATGCCGGCCAGCGTGTCGAGACGGTCGGCGAGTGCAATGCAGCGTCCGACCGGCGTTGCCGCAATCGCCGCGCCGGCACCGGCCGGCGCATATTGCTCGGGCAGCGCGCGGACCACGGCCTCGGATTCGCCCTCCAGCTCGGCATAATATCCGCCCATCACACCCTGGAGTTCCGGGAACTCGTCGACCATTTCGGTGAGAAGATCGGTCTTGGCGAGCTCGGCTGCACGTGCAACGTCGGCCGCCGCTGCGCCAACCGCGGGCGCCAGTTCGGCGGCGAGCCGGCCAAAGCGTTGGCTCTTGTCGGCCAGCGTGCCGAGCGCCTGCTGAAAGCTGACACGTTCCAGTGCCGGGATACGCGCGGCCAGACCCTGACGGCGGTCCTGCTCCCAGAAGAACAGCGCGTCCGCCAGGCGCGGCCGGATCACGCGTTCATTACCGGCGACAACCTGGGCCGGATCGCGGCTTTCGATATTGGCGACCGTGACGAAACCGGGCAGGAGCGCGCCGTCGTCACCCTCGACCGGGAAGTAGCGCTGATGTCCTTCCAGCGTGGCCACGAGTACCTCGCGCGGCAACTCGAGAAAACGCGCATCGAAGCGTCCGGCAATGCCGACCGGCCACTCGACCAGTGCGGTCACCTCGGCCACCAGCGCGTCGTCGACCAAAGCGTGGCCGCCCAGCGACCGGGCGGCAGCCACCACGCCCTCTAGCACTCGCGCCCGGCGTTCGGCGATATCCACGATCACGTATCCGGGATCGCGTAGCCGCTCTACGTAGCTGGCCGCGTCCGCGATCTCGATGGTCTCGGGATAATGAAAACGATGGCCGCGGGTGTAACGGTCAGCACTTTCGCCAAACACCGTCAAAGGCAGAATATCGCTGCCATGCAACGCCACGACCCAATGCACCGGGCGTACGAAGGCCGCCTCGGAATCGCCCCAACGCATGCGCTTGGGAATCGGCAGGGCGCGGAGCGCCGCGTCCACCGCGGGCGGCAGCAGTTCGCCGAGGGCGAGACCCGGGGCGGTGCCGCGATAAACCAGGCGCCGCCCCTTGTCGCTGTCCTCGATTTCGAGCGCGTCGAGGGTCGTGCCGACCGAGCGGGCGAAGCCTTCGCCGGCCTTTGTTGGATTGCCCTGGTCATCGTAGGCGATCGCCACGGTCGGGCCGAATTTCTCTACGCGCTCGGCCGCGCTGGTGTCATCGGTATCGGCAATGATGACTGCCAGACGCCGCGGTGTGGCCAGATAACGCACCGCACCGTGCGCCAGTCCGGCCTGGTCCAATTGCGCGGCCAGACCGTCGGCCAATGCCTCGGCCAGCGGATGCATCGCTTTCGGCGGTAATTCCTCGACGCCGATTTCGATCAGAAGGTCTGCACTCATGCCGCGTCGTTATCCTTGTTGAGCATGGGGAAACCGAGTGCCTCGCGCGCCTCGTAATAGCCTTTGGCCACGGCCCGGGCCAGGGTGCGCACGCGCAGGATGTAGCGCTGGCGTTCCGTTACCGAAATGGCATGGCGGGCATCCAGCAGGTTGAAGGTGTGCGAGCACTCGAGCATGCGTTCATAAGCCGGCAGCGGAAGATTCGAGTTCACCAGCGCCAGACATTCCGCCTCGAGCTCGTCAAAGCGTCGGAAAAGCGCCGCCACGGGCGCGTGCTCGAAATTGTAGGTCGATTGCTCGACTTCGTTCTGATGAAACACATCGCCGTAATAGACCGTGCCATACGGCGACGCTGACCACACCAGATCGTAGACCGATTCCACGTTCTGGATATACATCGCAATGCGCTCGAGGCCGTAGGTGATCTCGCCGGAGACGGGGCGGCAGTCCAGTCCGCCCACCTGCTGGAAATAAGTGAACTGGGTGATCTCCATCCCGTTCAGCCAGATTTCCCAGCCCAGCCCCCAGGCGCCCAGGGTCGGCGATTCCCAGTTGTCCTCGACAAAGCGGACGTCATGGATCGACATGTCCAGGCCAAGGGCTTCGAGCGAGCCGAGATACTGGGCCTGGATATCCTTGGGCGACGGTTTCAGCAGCACCTGAAACTGATAATAGTGCTGTAGACGATTGGGGTTGTTGCCGTAGCGGCCGTCCGTGGGTCGCCTGGAGGGCTGGACGTACGCGGCACGCCAGGGCTCCGGGCCGATCGAACGCAGAAACGTTGCGGTGTGGAACGTGCCCGCGCCAACCGGCATGTCCAGAGGCTG is from Salinisphaera sp. LB1 and encodes:
- the glyS gene encoding glycine--tRNA ligase subunit beta, giving the protein MSADLLIEIGVEELPPKAMHPLAEALADGLAAQLDQAGLAHGAVRYLATPRRLAVIIADTDDTSAAERVEKFGPTVAIAYDDQGNPTKAGEGFARSVGTTLDALEIEDSDKGRRLVYRGTAPGLALGELLPPAVDAALRALPIPKRMRWGDSEAAFVRPVHWVVALHGSDILPLTVFGESADRYTRGHRFHYPETIEIADAASYVERLRDPGYVIVDIAERRARVLEGVVAAARSLGGHALVDDALVAEVTALVEWPVGIAGRFDARFLELPREVLVATLEGHQRYFPVEGDDGALLPGFVTVANIESRDPAQVVAGNERVIRPRLADALFFWEQDRRQGLAARIPALERVSFQQALGTLADKSQRFGRLAAELAPAVGAAAADVARAAELAKTDLLTEMVDEFPELQGVMGGYYAELEGESEAVVRALPEQYAPAGAGAAIAATPVGRCIALADRLDTLAGIFAIGKRPSGDKDPFGLRRAALGVLRTLIEAGIAIDLRHLLDTAIAMQPVDPPEDTGEALWMFHMERLRGYYMDHGVPAAHFESIMSLNIPDMQDFDRRVRAVGDFAQLPAAAVVGGAHKRIRNILRRNADADIAATADPAAMVEPAETALHDQATACATTLEAAAREGDYTGALSALAPLAEPLDAFFNDVMVMSDDPALQRNRLALLAQIDRLCRRVADLSCLSVESA
- the glyQ gene encoding glycine--tRNA ligase subunit alpha, which encodes MDFQQLIFALQQYWAERGCVVVQPLDMPVGAGTFHTATFLRSIGPEPWRAAYVQPSRRPTDGRYGNNPNRLQHYYQFQVLLKPSPKDIQAQYLGSLEALGLDMSIHDVRFVEDNWESPTLGAWGLGWEIWLNGMEITQFTYFQQVGGLDCRPVSGEITYGLERIAMYIQNVESVYDLVWSASPYGTVYYGDVFHQNEVEQSTYNFEHAPVAALFRRFDELEAECLALVNSNLPLPAYERMLECSHTFNLLDARHAISVTERQRYILRVRTLARAVAKGYYEAREALGFPMLNKDNDAA